From Qipengyuania psychrotolerans:
CGGGCAGAAAGCAAAGTATGTTTGAGAAGATCCGCATCAAGGAACACATGGAAGTCACCAATTGCGAAGGCCTGCACGTCGGCACAGTCGACGCCGTACAGGACGACGCCATTAAGCTGACCAAGTCGGACAGCGGCGATGACATGCACCATTTCCTGAGCCTGGATGACGTCGAGAAGATCGATGACAACCGCATCTACCTCAAGGAAGGCGCACGTATTCCCGAAGGTCTCGGCAACAAGGCCGTGGCACAAGACGCGTAACCGTCGCCAAATTATCGGATCGGAAACTCGGTCCGGAAAACACGCCCTCGCTACTACGTGTAGCGGGGGCGTTTTTCGTGGCCCGGCCTATTCCTGGCCCAATCCCTCGATCACCTTGTCGACTGCGGCGAAAGCGGTGTCGCGGGTATACGCACGCGCAGGCGCTGCGGGCAGATCAGCAATGCGACCGCCGCCGGCCTGTTTTTGCGCGATCCATTCGCGCAGACGCTCGGCAATCAGCGCGGCGTCTTGTGTTGCGATGCCGAACTCGCCTTCACGCACGATTTCTGCAGCCTCGCCCGTGTCCAGGCCCGTCGCCAGTATCGGGCGCCGCGCGCCGATATATTCGAACAACTTGCCCGGGATTACCGCATCTTCGGCTGGATCGGGCCACCGGCACATGAGCAGGACATCGGCCTGCCGCTCGATACGCAATATCTCGCTGCGCGGCAGGAAATCCTGCACCTCGACGCAGTCTTCTACGCCGTACTGCGCGATGCGTTGGCCCAAGAAGCCGTATTCGTCGTGATAGAAGATCGCGCGGATGTGCCTGCGGTCCTCGCCAAGCAGGGCGATGGCTTCGAACAAGGCCTTGGGATCGCGGCGCTCGGCATAGATCAGCCCGGCATGGATAATGGTCAACCGCTCCGGATCGAGTGGCTTGGCGGCGTCCTGCAGATGCGCAAAATCGCTTTCCTCCCAGCCATTGCGCGCCAGGGTTACCGGTTTGCCGGTCTGTCTCTCCAGTTCACGCGCAGCACCTCTCGTGACCGCGACGATCGCAGAGGCATGCTGCTGTACGCGCCTGCCCTGCCGTTCGTAGATCACGGTGAGAAACGGATGGCGCTCAATGTAGGGATTTTCGACCCACAGATCGCGCTGCTCGCAGACCCACTTGAGGCCGGTTTCCTGGGCGATCTCTTGCGCCGCGATATGAGCCGAATGCGGCGGACCCGAAGAATAGATCAGGTCGAACGCATCCGCCCCGCCCAACTTGCGTGCCTTGGCTACGGCTCGCGGTACCCAGTGCGCACGGAAGCGGTCGGGCATCTGCCGCAGCAACCACAACCAGCGCTTCAACTTGCCGGGCCGCGCCGCGGGTTTCGCAGGATCGCTCTTTGCCGGAGCAGCAGGCCGGGCATCCTCCCCCTCCTTGTCCACGGCCAGCATGATCGTGGTCAGGTTCGGGTGGTCCAGTTCGGAATGGATACCCGTGGCCGCGCCAATCCTTGCGCCAAGCACGGTCACCTCATGACCCTGCTGTGCCCAATGTAGCGCAAGCGCACCGGTCCGCGCCGCCCCTGCTTGCGCGAAGGGCGGGAAGTTGGGCGTGATGAAGAGAATGCGCTGCGACCCCATTGCCCGCATAAGTGCCGCTACTACGGGCAAAGGGCAAGCTGGGATGGAGCGATGCGCGAACCGCTAAAGGATTTGCGGCTAATGCTCGGCGATCTTCTGACGAAACGCGCGTCTCATCCAGATAAGAAACAAGACCGCCAAGGTTTCGAGTTGGCGCAGGTAAATTTGCAAACCGGGATGGCAATCAGTCGATGATTGCGTCGATGATCGCCCAGGCCAGAAAAGCCAAAGGCACCGCCAGCAGGGTCCATCGATTGACGGGTGCGGCGGTGCCTTTGGGCTTATCGTGACCGTCTTCTACTGACAGGCGAGGCATTCCTCGTAGTCAGTCTGTTCTGCGCCCGCCATCAGTTCGATTTTGGCAGCGTCAGCGGTGTTGTCCGCTTCCACTCCGCCAGCGAAACCGGCGCGCTGCACCGACTTGGAGCGGAGATAGTAAAGCGACTTGATGCCCTTCTCCCAAGCCTGGAAGTGCAGCATCATCAGGTCCCACTTGTCGACATCGGCCGGGATGAACAGGTTCAGCGACTGAGCCTGATCGATGTAGGGCGCGCGGTCGGCAGCAAATTCGAGCAGCCAGCGCTGGTCGATTTCGAAGCTGGTCTTGTACGCGGCCTTTTCTTCCGGCGTCAGGAAGTCGAGGTGCTGGACGCTGCCGCCCTTTTCCAGGATCGAATTCCAGATCGCGTTGGAATTCTTGCTCTTCTTGTCGAGCAGCTTTTCCAGATAGGGGTTCTTCACGATGAAGCTGCCCGACAGCGTCTTGTGCGTGTAGATATTGGCCGGGATCGGCTCGATGCAGGCGCTGGTGCCGCCGCAGATGATGCTGATCGACGCGGTCGGCGCGATCGCCATCTTGCAGCTGAAACGCTCCATCGCGCCCATTTCTTCTGCATCTGGACATGCGCCGCGTTCCTGCGCCAGCACCATCGAAGCTTCGGAGGCCTTGCCCTGGATGTGCTTGAACATCTTCAGGTTCCAGACCTTGGCCATCGGGCTTTCAAAGCCGATGCCCTTCTGCTGGAGGAAGGAGTGGAAACCCATCACGCCCAGGCCGACGCTGCGTTCGCGCATGGCCGAATATTTCGCGCGGGCCATCTCTTCTGGCGCGCGGTCGATATAGTCCTGCAGGACGTTGTCGAGGAAACGCATGATGTCCTCGATGAACCGCTTGTCCGCGTTCCATTCGTCCCACTTCTCGATGTTGAGCGAGGAGAGGCAGCATACGGCTGTACGGTCGTTGCCGAGATGGTCGACACCGGTTGGCAGCGTAATTTCCGCACACAGGTTCGAGGTCGAGACCTTGAGGCCCAGTTCGCGGTGATGCTTGGGCATCATGCGGTTCACAGTGTCTGAGAAGACGATGTAAGGCTCGCCCGTGGCAAGGCGGGTTTCAACCAGCTTCTGGAACAGGCCGCGCGCGTCAACCGTCTTGCGAACGCTGCCGTCCTTGGGGCTGATGAGGTCGAATTCCTCGCCATTGCGGACTGCTTCCATAAAGGCGTCGGTCAGCAGCACGCCGTGGTGCAGGTTCAGCGCCTTGCGGTTGAAGTCGCCTGAAGGTTTGCGAATTTCGAGGAATTCGTCGATCTCGGGGTGATGCACGTCGATGTAGCATGCGGCAGAACCGCGGCGCAGCGAACC
This genomic window contains:
- a CDS encoding DUF2171 domain-containing protein, with product MFEKIRIKEHMEVTNCEGLHVGTVDAVQDDAIKLTKSDSGDDMHHFLSLDDVEKIDDNRIYLKEGARIPEGLGNKAVAQDA
- a CDS encoding glycosyltransferase, coding for MGSQRILFITPNFPPFAQAGAARTGALALHWAQQGHEVTVLGARIGAATGIHSELDHPNLTTIMLAVDKEGEDARPAAPAKSDPAKPAARPGKLKRWLWLLRQMPDRFRAHWVPRAVAKARKLGGADAFDLIYSSGPPHSAHIAAQEIAQETGLKWVCEQRDLWVENPYIERHPFLTVIYERQGRRVQQHASAIVAVTRGAARELERQTGKPVTLARNGWEESDFAHLQDAAKPLDPERLTIIHAGLIYAERRDPKALFEAIALLGEDRRHIRAIFYHDEYGFLGQRIAQYGVEDCVEVQDFLPRSEILRIERQADVLLMCRWPDPAEDAVIPGKLFEYIGARRPILATGLDTGEAAEIVREGEFGIATQDAALIAERLREWIAQKQAGGGRIADLPAAPARAYTRDTAFAAVDKVIEGLGQE
- a CDS encoding ribonucleoside-diphosphate reductase subunit alpha — encoded protein: MDFKSGDEETMGLDLDMQDSVEDTAPAAKSAKKPEKAVEMKSQDKGSEELVAEAAGEAMAGAMAEVAKATVEKEDSKKILDRRFDVKTDSSRDELLTVFGKETLEDRYLLPGESYQDLFARVADAYADDAEHAQRLYDYISRLWFMPATPVLSNGGTHRGLPISCYLNSVSDSLDGIVNTWNENVWLASKGGGIGTYWGNVRGIGEPVGLNGKTSGIIPFVRVMDSLTLAISQGSLRRGSAACYIDVHHPEIDEFLEIRKPSGDFNRKALNLHHGVLLTDAFMEAVRNGEEFDLISPKDGSVRKTVDARGLFQKLVETRLATGEPYIVFSDTVNRMMPKHHRELGLKVSTSNLCAEITLPTGVDHLGNDRTAVCCLSSLNIEKWDEWNADKRFIEDIMRFLDNVLQDYIDRAPEEMARAKYSAMRERSVGLGVMGFHSFLQQKGIGFESPMAKVWNLKMFKHIQGKASEASMVLAQERGACPDAEEMGAMERFSCKMAIAPTASISIICGGTSACIEPIPANIYTHKTLSGSFIVKNPYLEKLLDKKSKNSNAIWNSILEKGGSVQHLDFLTPEEKAAYKTSFEIDQRWLLEFAADRAPYIDQAQSLNLFIPADVDKWDLMMLHFQAWEKGIKSLYYLRSKSVQRAGFAGGVEADNTADAAKIELMAGAEQTDYEECLACQ